The Hevea brasiliensis isolate MT/VB/25A 57/8 unplaced genomic scaffold, ASM3005281v1 Scaf2, whole genome shotgun sequence genome includes the window ttacatttaaaacttgttagaattggtcaccattaccatttccaacttaaaaccaagagggcagaaaatttcagtttttgagcctaagtttactgttccattacacacttttacagtggaaatttgaagaaatggcaaacatgagagtttttccttattttgtctagttgaatttccttttttgaatcactccatttggagttttgtagctctagatatggtccaaaaaccacagctggccggattaccattctgcagaaattaccatatctacagtaacatgaacagtgactgccactaccatttgggttaggttctggccataatttggggtaggttcctcatgaaagttgtttgtctatgtcttaacttattgctgtaaaaatttcaggtcaattgaccatatctacagtgagttatggtcaaatgaacagttcatttggtcaattctgcagaatcagttgcagggtatccggattggggccaagttttggtcctcttgctttggtcttttgggcatggtttcttcagaaaaaatgtgccattataagcctagtttcatgtccaattggccaaacaccaattggactaacacaacaaagttatggctgtgtaattggactaaaatttcagtccatttcttTCTTGtctagggcagcttacaccttgactttgccataccatttttcagtccaaattgtggtcaacatacctcaaatggtcacttattgaccattatagtgttctttaacagtttgataagccaagtcaatttttacttctcaaaaccctaatgtccaattcaatttacccataaacctcaattagcacactagttcaacatccatgcatattcataccttaaacaccatttctagctcactttaagtccattaaaacaatcaaaaccattcctctatttgtgctgccgaattctttggtgcacatacacatgaatttgtttcatttatttcacaatttctcatccattacaagcctcaatcatggaattaatgagttttaactacatatatgcactaacctcttgtagggagatttttcccaagctcaaaacttcactttccttcttcttcttggctgccaaaagcttccccaagtgatatggtcaaggtttaatgaaaggggttagggtttagtggtgtaacaaagggagaaattgagcttgattgaaaaaaaatcaatggaggggtctagggcatgtttcggctggcttttggggagggagatggctgctgcaatttttgttattttggtcttctttaagtctcttttatttgttagtcaattagttgcttaagtgtgattggtggaaaattttaaatgacatcacaatgatgtcataaataagtctttttcccattttcctttcttttctccactactcattttcaatttaatttctagtaatatttattcatattttatgtcatattaattatttactcaactggacaagtcggccaaaaatcacctctgaatgcgaaatgaccaaaatgccctccgtttggcttaacgggtcaaaattgtctgtaccgattggaaaatttttttaaatattttcttggcattctaatgccatgggaacctcagtaacccttctctggagtcccaaaaattattttataatttttcccccgggtctagggctcttagttgcgagaaccgcaactttcctccggttacccatcgcttgggcaccggctcgtttgacttggttgtattttatttctaaatttttttactaaatttttcttattaatatttgagttaattatgattcccgactttagtttaaatatttttccggacgttctagccgtTGGACACCGCCACCGAtgcagagaatgtacggagttgttactgggagggtgttacagtttaaatatgaatttaattgtgagaaattaattaatagagattaattaatttatatttgatataaattgattagaagaggagaaataatgattttgggttgagaactcaaaattacaacacaagggtaatttggtcatttcacatggtgacatgtggcaccatgagatggtgacacatggcatcatataagtttgccatttgtcttcctatcatgcaaggtgattaaagtcaagattaagtctacctttagcacttggcttaatgtgattaagtcatttaaaaataagatgcaatgtggtggtgacatgtggcaaagggtttaagtgattgcttaacctaattataaaagggaaaagaaaataagaaacaaATAACAttctctttagcctctcaaaGGTGGCGTCACCTTTTCTCTACCTCTCCTGTTCTTGCtttttcatcaattcaaaaagaataacccaaattcttttgaattaaaattgctagaatttgtttctagtgtcctatacacacatgcaACCTCTCTAAGGACAAAAacacaaattataattggttggtaaggcttgagaagcaaagttgggggttgcccattggtgatcttggtgtggacaagctagagagacaacacttggggtcctaggtgcttcttaaaggtgccaattacatccatagtgcatcaaagaggttagtgctcaaactctatttttaaactagagtttaaatgaattaatttgttaattcacaatcttgaatgacaAACATATATCCTAATacttattaaaagtgttttaatatgcaattaagcattgaaattaattaaacatataaGAGATGTGACattatgcatgaaaccctagaataaaatttttgaaattcaatgctctaatgaactaatcactATGCTTCCGCTCCTATAAGCAGGATACTACAGTGTCGTGTGGCAGTAAGCGCTACCCTAGGTAGCAACCCTCGTTCTATGTGCCCATCTAGATTCATTTTGCGTGTGTGCAGGTGGACGCAACTAATAATCGCATCTGGATTCCTTTTATTTTTCACCGACCGATGCTTGTTTAGTGGGGCCAAATTTCATCAAATCATTAAGTTGAGTGAACTTTATGGTCTTTATTGGCTTTTAAGGGATTGAACATTGAATCATAAAGAAGTGGGGCCTATTCTCCTCTGACTATTATCTGCCTTACATGACAACTTCgacaataaaattatataaaaataattatataaaaatataataaattaataatattaataataaaaatttaaaattaaattttaaatatttaaatataagatatattacaaaaatataaaaaaataatttcaatctatttttttaaacttattagacttttaattattttttcctaattttaattttacagcataatatattattttcactaatattttttttttcacattttcaCTAACCCTAAACTTTTTACCACATTACTAAATTACACATAAAAAAAGTAATACATATATAAATTTTATCCTATTTCCTAAATCTAACAATACATTGAGAATTATactacataattaaatttttataataatatgaatTTATCTCTTGTTTATTTTAAATActctaaaaatattatattatttttattaaaaaatatgtaatatattatccataaatttataaattactcttatcaaaaaatatattacacaataaaaataaaattatctctatatttttttaaatttattatacttttaacttattatatttttaatatttttaaaattatctcTATATTTTTTCATGGGTAGCACCACTGGCAAGACGCTTCCTAGGTGGGGtcctatgtttttttttttcgtttCATTCTATTTCTTTTTATTAGTCCGTCCACTTTTTTATTCACTTTTTACATATCAATTCACTTTTTATATATCAATTCACGAGAGAATATTTCTGTGTCAAGGTGACAATTGGTCATTACCCTAAATACTATCTTGctgataaatttatttttaattattttttttttcattttaatccTCAAAAAATTTTTTTAGCCTTCTTTAATATttgaactctctctctctctctctgtactAACTTAGCAATTTCTACcactttttaataaataacttataaGTCAcctccttttatttatttatttttttttttcacttactCCCTCAAGCTAATTTGCCCACTATGCACGAAGGCTCATAGCCAGATGAATCCTACGCAGCTTTTTCTTTTTTCCAATTATAACAACCATGAGAAAGGGTCAAAGGGTACCAAATCCGCCACTCAAAACTAGGCTGGCTAATAATCTCTCTCGTTATACGTGTCTCTCTCTGATGAAAATGTGCACTAATTGAAAAAACCCTCCTCGAATCGTGGTCTTTGGAGATCCTAGTGCGGGAGTGGCCTTCACGATcatcccatctctctctctctctcgcataCATTGTGGACGATACATGTAATTCGAATCACCACATGACCATTTCCTCTTCCTTTTTCTCTGTTTGAACTTTCCAATGCCAATTAAGCCGTTTCTTCTCTCCCTCCCTCTTCTTCCATCTTTGTTTCTGTCCTTTTTCTTACTGTCTTTTCTTGTTTGAATGGTTATCCTTTGTGGGTTTTCTTGGTTTTTGTCTTCTATTCAACTTTCTAAGATTCTTTGACTCCCTCTATCCTCTTTTAATATTATTGGGGTTTATCTCATATTGTTGGTTTTGGGGGGTTTTAGATTCTCTGTTTTCTTTTGCTTTTGAGTTCTATTTCTCTTTTTCCCCACTTGTATTGTCATATATTGTGAGTGAGAAAGTGCTGCTGTTTTTGTTTCTGTTAATTTTTATGGGCTGTTGATGTCTTTGGCGGTTGGTGCGGCTTCAAGTACCAAAATCATGGGTTTTGATGAGCAAAGCAACGAGGAGGTTTCAGAGACAAAAACAATAGGAAAAACATCTCCCGGTGAAGAAGAAGAACATCATCATGATGCACCTAAAAGCGGTGGAATCAGTAGACATGCAAGTGAGAGCTCTATTTGTGCAaccgaggaagaagaagaagaggatgaAGAGAGGAAGATTGAGTTGGGTCCTCAATATACTCTCAAAGAACAACTTGAAAAAGATAAGGTTGGTCTGATTTTTCACTTTCATTCTTGTCTCATTTATGTTTAAGTTCCATCTTTTCTAACTTCATTTATGTTTAATCTTGTTTATTGTTTTTGTGGTGTTTGAGACTGTAGGATGATGAGAGCTTGAGGAGGTGGAAGGAACAGCTTCTTGGAAGTGTGGATTTTAATTCTGTTGGAGGTAATCACATAAACCCGCTTGAGCTTTTTCACATATAGACTTCCTATTGTTGCTTCAGAATTGAAGGAAAAGAATGAAACATTTGTTTATTTGCTTAGATTTTTTGGCCCCCGTAATTGATTGCAAACGAGAGCTCACATTGAGAGTGAGTGTGTTAAATCTCTACATTGTTCTTTTCTAAATTGCATATGTGGAAATGTGGATTTTTCTATGATCCTGGCAATTTGTGTTCATGATGTCTCTTATTAAGCCTTTCTTGGATTTACAAAGTCTCTGCTTATTACTCTTTGAGAAAGCAAAATTCATGTTGGTGAAAGCTTAGATATTAAGACAGGTTGATTTTATATCCTAAGTCAGTAGATAATTTATAGGTAATTGCCAAAGATGATTTCTTTCAGTAGATAATTTATAGGTAATTGCCAAAGATGATTTCTTTCTCCACAATTTATGGCAATTTTGTCTATTTATGGAATGTTCTTTAAGCTTCAAGTTATAGAAAATGGGGTAATTTTATTATCTTCCTTTTTCCATGTACATTTCATcaattgaattttgaattttcatatattttaaGCAATATTTCATGTTTTACCTTTTTGGAATTATGCAAGTATGATTCTATGAATAGCACAGATCAAATTtatctctgattttttttttaactataatTATGTAGAAAGTCTAGACCCAGAAGTTAAGATCCTGAGCCTTGCAATCAAATCCCCTGGTAGATCTGATATTGTTCTTTCTATTCCTGAGGATGGAAATCTTAAAGGCACATGGTTCACCTTAAAAGAAGGCAGCCGCTATAGCCTGCAGTTTACTTTTCTGGTTGGGAATAACATTGTTTCTGGCCTCAAGTACACTAACACAGTTTGGAAAACTGGTGTGAAGGGTAATCTTCTCCCCCCATCACCTTGTCCTTCCTCCTCTTTATCTTTTTCAATTCATGAAACAACAAATTCACCTTGCATAATTCTGCCTAACAGTGGATAGTGCGAAGGAGATGCTGGGAACCTTCAGTCCTCAGGCAGAACCTTACACACATGAGATGCCTGAGGAAACTACTCCATCTGGTATGTTTGCTAGAGGATCATACTCAGCTAGAAGTAAGGTAAGT containing:
- the LOC131176632 gene encoding rho GDP-dissociation inhibitor 1-like, with translation MSLAVGAASSTKIMGFDEQSNEEVSETKTIGKTSPGEEEEHHHDAPKSGGISRHASESSICATEEEEEEDEERKIELGPQYTLKEQLEKDKDDESLRRWKEQLLGSVDFNSVGESLDPEVKILSLAIKSPGRSDIVLSIPEDGNLKGTWFTLKEGSRYSLQFTFLVGNNIVSGLKYTNTVWKTGVKVDSAKEMLGTFSPQAEPYTHEMPEETTPSGMFARGSYSARSKFVDDDNKCYLEINYTFDIRKEWLST